A single window of Bombus pascuorum chromosome 1, iyBomPasc1.1, whole genome shotgun sequence DNA harbors:
- the LOC132914202 gene encoding transcriptional repressor protein YY1-like isoform X2: MASAEINMASSDIITEVEIQPDIQEVEIETIPVEIPCETVETTIEGEDGQPMIALQTLPEPGREEIILQTQEEIVGSDPLSVYDQIPVPESDIYVESSPGPSKKGPKKTKKSGSSKFRSSDHTIFGEMGSETKARKWEQKQVQIKTLEGEFSVTMWASGTDDDEGSNPEPDPDYTEYMTGKSNAKFNHSGSSISDGMPGLDLSDPKQLAEFARPGHKLKVRKPPVLDGVERTIACPHKGCTKMFRDNSAMRKHLHTHGPRVHVCAECGKAFVESSKLKRHQLVHTGEKPFQCTFEGCGKRFSLDFNLRTHVRIHTGDRPYVCPFDGCSKKFAQSTNLKSHILTHAKAKSRNAIGRGVQQIQLQQPQFVQVEVADVDNQQFIVYAD, from the exons ATGGCGTCAGCGGAGATTAATATGGCGTCCTCGGACATAATAACTGAAGTGGAGATTCAACCAGATATCCAAGAGGTTGAAATAGAAACGATACCGGTGGAAATACCGTGTGAGACTGTGGAAACTACGATCGAGGGTGAAGATGGTCAGCCGATGATAGCCCTTCAAACACTTCCAGAGCCAGGACGCGAAGAAATCATACTACAGACGCAAGAGGAAATCGTCGGTAGTGATCCACTAAGCGTATATGATCAGATTCCGGTCCCGGAGAGCGATATTTATGTTGAATCAAGCCCTGGCCCATCGAAGAAAGGTCCTAAGAAGACCAAGAAAAGCGGTTCGTCGAAATTCAGATCGTCCGATCATACGATTTTTGGGGAAATGGGTTCGGAGACGAAGGCTAGAAAGTGGGAGCAGAAGCAAGTGCAAATCAAGACGCTTGAAGGTGAATTCTCAGTGACGATGTGGGCATCGGGTACCGACGACG ATGAAGGCTCTAATCCAGAGCCTGATCCAGACTACACAGAATACATGACTGGTAAATCCAATGCCAAATTCAATCACTCTGGAAGCTCCATTTCCGATGGAATGCCAGGTCTTGACCTTTCGGATCCAAAGCAATTGGCAGAATTTGCTAGGCCTGGTCATAAATTGAAAGTACGCAAACCACCTGTTCTAGATGGTGTAGAGCGCACTATAGCCTGTCCACATAAAGGATGCACAAAAATGTTCAGAGATAATAGTGCAATGCGTAAACATTTACATACCCATGGACCAAGAGTGCATGTATGCGCAGAATGTGGGAAAGCTTTTGTTGAAAGTTCCAAATTGAAAAGGCATCAGTTGGTTCATACAGGAGAAAAACCTTTCCAATGTACATTTGAAGGATGTGGTAAAAGGTTTAGCCTGGATTTCAATCTTCGCACTCATGTTAGAATTCATACAGGAGACAGACCTTATGTTTGCCCATTTGATGGATGTAGCAAAAAATTTGCACAATCAACGAATTTAAAGTCACATATATTAACACATGCAAAGGCTAA GTCACGTAATGCTATTGGCAGAGGAGTACAACAAATTCAACTTCAACAACCTCAATTTGTACAAGTTGAAGTTGCAGATGTGGATAATCaacaattcattgtttatgcTGATTAG
- the LOC132914202 gene encoding transcriptional repressor protein YY1-like isoform X1, with product MASAEINMASSDIITEVEIQPDIQEVEIETIPVEIPCETVETTIEGEDGQPMIALQTLPEPGREEIILQTQEEIVGSDPLSVYDQIPVPESDIYVESSPGPSKKGPKKTKKSGSSKFRSSDHTIFGEMGSETKARKWEQKQVQIKTLEGEFSVTMWASGTDDGSVLLAPHLVDVPDEGSNPEPDPDYTEYMTGKSNAKFNHSGSSISDGMPGLDLSDPKQLAEFARPGHKLKVRKPPVLDGVERTIACPHKGCTKMFRDNSAMRKHLHTHGPRVHVCAECGKAFVESSKLKRHQLVHTGEKPFQCTFEGCGKRFSLDFNLRTHVRIHTGDRPYVCPFDGCSKKFAQSTNLKSHILTHAKAKSRNAIGRGVQQIQLQQPQFVQVEVADVDNQQFIVYAD from the exons ATGGCGTCAGCGGAGATTAATATGGCGTCCTCGGACATAATAACTGAAGTGGAGATTCAACCAGATATCCAAGAGGTTGAAATAGAAACGATACCGGTGGAAATACCGTGTGAGACTGTGGAAACTACGATCGAGGGTGAAGATGGTCAGCCGATGATAGCCCTTCAAACACTTCCAGAGCCAGGACGCGAAGAAATCATACTACAGACGCAAGAGGAAATCGTCGGTAGTGATCCACTAAGCGTATATGATCAGATTCCGGTCCCGGAGAGCGATATTTATGTTGAATCAAGCCCTGGCCCATCGAAGAAAGGTCCTAAGAAGACCAAGAAAAGCGGTTCGTCGAAATTCAGATCGTCCGATCATACGATTTTTGGGGAAATGGGTTCGGAGACGAAGGCTAGAAAGTGGGAGCAGAAGCAAGTGCAAATCAAGACGCTTGAAGGTGAATTCTCAGTGACGATGTGGGCATCGGGTACCGACGACG GGAGTGTCCTATTAGCTCCTCACCTGGTGGATGTTCCAGATGAAGGCTCTAATCCAGAGCCTGATCCAGACTACACAGAATACATGACTGGTAAATCCAATGCCAAATTCAATCACTCTGGAAGCTCCATTTCCGATGGAATGCCAGGTCTTGACCTTTCGGATCCAAAGCAATTGGCAGAATTTGCTAGGCCTGGTCATAAATTGAAAGTACGCAAACCACCTGTTCTAGATGGTGTAGAGCGCACTATAGCCTGTCCACATAAAGGATGCACAAAAATGTTCAGAGATAATAGTGCAATGCGTAAACATTTACATACCCATGGACCAAGAGTGCATGTATGCGCAGAATGTGGGAAAGCTTTTGTTGAAAGTTCCAAATTGAAAAGGCATCAGTTGGTTCATACAGGAGAAAAACCTTTCCAATGTACATTTGAAGGATGTGGTAAAAGGTTTAGCCTGGATTTCAATCTTCGCACTCATGTTAGAATTCATACAGGAGACAGACCTTATGTTTGCCCATTTGATGGATGTAGCAAAAAATTTGCACAATCAACGAATTTAAAGTCACATATATTAACACATGCAAAGGCTAA GTCACGTAATGCTATTGGCAGAGGAGTACAACAAATTCAACTTCAACAACCTCAATTTGTACAAGTTGAAGTTGCAGATGTGGATAATCaacaattcattgtttatgcTGATTAG
- the LOC132914424 gene encoding gamma-secretase subunit pen-2, which yields MDLSKIPNDKKLYLCKWYFRAGFVFLPFLWAVNAIWFAKEAFVEPHYEEQKQIKRYVIFSAIGATIWSAALLAWIVTFQTQRAAWGEFADSISYIIPTGIP from the exons ATGGATTTGTCAAAAATACCAAAtgacaaaaaattgtatctttgTAAGTGGTATTTTAGAG CTGGATTTGTTTTTCTACCGTTTCTTTGGGCTGTGAATGCTATTTGGTTTGCAAAAGAAGCTTTTGTTGAACCGCATTACGAggaacaaaaacaaattaaGAGAT ATGTAATATTTTCTGCAATTGGAGCAACTATATGGTCAGCTGCTCTTTTAGCATGGATCGTTACATTTCAAACACAAAGAGCAGCATGGGGTGAATTTGCAGATTCTATTAGTTACATAATTCCAACAGGCATTCCTTGA